Below is a genomic region from Zea mays cultivar B73 chromosome 9, Zm-B73-REFERENCE-NAM-5.0, whole genome shotgun sequence.
agcgtcgcctgctccactccgactgaagtgccacttgacagagtgagactgacaagcagtcaggccctgccaaaggcaccatagggaactccgctccgcccgaccccagggctcggactcgggctaagccccggaagacggcgaactccgctccgcccgaccccagggctcggactcgggctaagccccggaagatggcgaactctgctccgcccgaccccagggctcggactcgggctaagccccggaagacggcgaactccgctccgcccgaccccagggctcggactcgggctaagccccggaagacggcgaactccgctccgcccgaccccagggctcggactcgggctaagccccggaagacggcgaactctgctccgcccgacccagggctcggactcgggctaagtcccggaagacggcgaagtccgctccgcccgacccagggctcggactcgggctcagccccagaagacgacgaactccgcttcaaccgaccccagggctcggactccgccctggcctcagccgacgacctccgcctcgcccgacccaggggctcggactcggcctcggtcaCGGAAGACaggctcgacctcggcttcggaggagcctccgcatcgcccaacctagggcgcaggccagccacgtcaacaggaagcgccatcatcaccctaccccgagctgactcgggccgcagtgaacaagaccggtgtcccatctggctagctccgccagataggcaatgatggcgccccgcatgctctgtgacgacggcggctctcagcccccttacggaagcaagaggacgtcagcaaggacccaaccgctccgacagctgtccctccgccaggctccatcgctcatccgacggccacgacatcacaccagttgggtgccaaaatctctccggctgccacgacggcatgtacttagggcgctagctctcccccgctagacacgtagcactccgctacacccccattgtacgcctggatcctctccttacgcctataaaaggaaggaccagggccctcttagagagggttggccgcgcggggacgaggacgagacaggcgctctcttggggccgctcgcttccctctcccgcgtggacgcttgtaaccccctactgcaagcgcacccgacctgggcgtgggacgaacacgaaggccgcgggattcccacctctctcacgccggtctctggccgcctcgcttctccccccttcgcgctcgccctcgcgctcgacccatctgggctggggcacgcggcgacactcactcgtcggcccgatggaccccccggtctcgaaacgccgacatagccgttgctccgccggcacaccggacagtccggtgttacaccggacagtccggtaaattatagtggagcggattcccgaagttggcgagttcagagttgcttctccctggagcaccggacactgtccggtggtacaccggacagtccggtgaattatagtggagtgcccctgagaattcccgaagacgAAGAGTtgagcttggagttccctggtgcaccggacactgtccggtggtgcacgagacactatccggtggcgcaccggacagtccggtgcgcccaaccagggctgccttcgagttgtcttttgctctctttgtttgaaccctttctcgatctttttattggtttgatgtgaacctaaggcacctgtaaaactcataatctagagcaaactagttagtccaaatatttgtgtagagcaattcaaccaccaaaatcaatttaggaaaaggtgtaagcctatttccctttcagggtgccatcattacttgtttaccggggcgagccagatgggacgccggtcttgttccccgtagcctgagctagctaggggtagggtaatgatgatccccctgtggcgtggtcggtctgagcccaaggtcgggcgaggcggaaactcctcctgaggccgaggtcggggttgGGTGAGGACGTGATTCCTTCTGAGGTCGGGGCCGAggttgagccctggggtcgggcgaggcggagaccatcctccgaggtcgaggtcgaggtcgagccctggggtcgggcgagacggaaaccatccttcaaggtcgaggccgagccctggggtcgggcgaggcggagtccatcttccgaggccgaggcgggggccgagcccttgggtcgggcgaggcggagacttctcctgaggccgaggcccaaggtcgggcgaggcggagcttcctgtggcgcctgaggctagactcagctgctgtcagcctcatcttggtgggtggcacagcagtcggagtgggacaggcggcgctgttttcctgtcaggtcagtcagtggaggggcgaagtgactgcggtcacttcggccctgccgactgaggaacgtgcgtcaggataaggtgtcaggcgatccttgcattgaatgcgcctgcgatatggtcggttggtgaggcgatatgGCCAAtgttgcttcactacgaagcctgcccgagctgggcttcgggcgagtcgagggagcgcccgttgctgaggaggccctcgggcgaggcgtgaattcaccTGGGACCACAGTTCcctcccgaggctaggctcgggcgaggcgagatcgcgtccttgagtagacgaagccttgacctgaattgcgcccatcagcctcTGTATTTTGTGTTGATGGTGATtatcagccgagtttaggagtgttgggggtatccCTAGTTATGGTACCCGACACACATATATTAATTATTATATTAATCTAGTAAAAAggtaaaacgaattttaatttaggACAGAAGCAGTAACTGTTTAAATCTTCGTCCAAACTATTTTTTATTAGGCTAAACCTAAAATCCCTCCTCTGTAAAGTTAAGATATGTATGAAACATTTATGTCATGTTTAGAATCTCTAAAACTAACAGTAAGCTACTAAATTTAGTTGTAGAGGTTCCAAACACGTCAAGCTAACATCTCATCTAATCGTTAGCTAAGTCATAGCTAACGATTAGTTCATTAGCTAGCTCAATCCAACTAAAAAATTATTAATTGTCTAAACATTAGTTCTAAAGGTTCTAACCCAGGCCTTAAGGGTGTGGTTCACACGTATAAAaattaaaaataaaatatatcTCCAATATAGTTATTTATGTACGGAAAGAATAATGTTGGAGTGAAATTAAATACAGAGAAATGAATCTTTTAGAGAATAGTTAAAATGAGGGATACATATTATTACGTAGACGATGTTGAGCATTGCTGAAGGTATAAAGAGGGCAAGAACTGTTTTTCATCTTTTCATCCCGTTTGTTTCCTATCATTTCGAGGAATTGAAATCTTACTAATAGAATAaactatttttttagaatatgacattccaccactttctaaagttatcatataagcctacctcaaattcatggggtgatagatggaaattgattctatagatttacatgttatttttccgatgtacaacttatagcacattcTTCTACTTGCGCctttataacataaatgtagtatataactatctctctcatgatttagaataatatacaaatatattacatatataaatatataaacttaattagttttgtctaaattataattattaaaatggaattcaattccaataaaACAAACGGGCCCTACGGGTTTTTAGGACAGTAATAGAACTCAAAGGCAACTAGGGGTGACAATGAATCACGAGCCCTTAAATTATTTTAATTAAAAAACTAAATAGAAATAAAGTACGATACTAATTCGGTCTGATTCTTACTGCGTGTTTCTGCTGGACTTTTTCTGGCTGCGGCTGTAAATTCTTTAGTTAATGCTACTACATGCAACCAGTGTACTAGTACATGGCAATACAGGATATTACCACCGTACCCTTTGCCGCTCTACTGGATACGCTGGCTACTGGGCTAAGAATCTCCAAAGAAAATCTCATAAAAATGCTGGCTGAGGCCCCCGCCCCAGAGGCATCCAATTCCGGTCCACATGAAAGTAGTAGTAATTATTAAATCAACGTAAGTTTGACACGTTGCATGGATTTTGGACACACACGTCAACGGCTATCCACTGTCACTGCTCCGAAGCACGTGCCGTATACACGCACTCATCGTTGTTCGACAGATCTGAGAAAGGTAAattaaaagaaaaaaaataagccTTTCCTAATGACGATGTGGTTGGTGGCGTGTCGCGTGCCCTCAGTTTTGAGATATAGTGGGAGACACTCGGTGTGGCGCTCCTGGTTTTCAGCTAGCGGCAGACACCGGCGGCCAGCCTCTCACTGGACCCCAATCATACTCATACCCCGCGGCAAAAATAGGCAAAAATATAACCGTTCGGCTCTCCCATATCCGATGGTGTATATAGATTTAATCCGGTACCCATCCGTATCCTAAAAATTAAATATTTATCAAAATAATACTTTATACAAACATCAAGTATATCAATGTAAATATCATTACAAAATTTCGAGCATCATTCAATCATCCATTCAACAACACCATGGACAATTGGATAAAGTAGCAACACTAAAATAGTACCACATAACACATTACATGGTCATCAAATAGGTGTTAAGCCTTCATAAATAGTCAAAATAGATGGATAATCGAAGCCCAAGTTCACACGTTTATACTAGGTATTTTATACCCATGGGGTTAACGGGCATGGGTGAGAGCGGAACATTCTAATGCCTGTTTACCCGTTAGGTGAAGGTTTTTGCCCAGCAAGAGACCAATAGGTAGAATATCTAGCCCGTATACATACCCTAAGGGCGTCTCCTATGCCTAGCTATTTCACTAGTTAGATTCACTCTCTTTCCTACGTGGATAGAAAATGTGGGGAAAACGAGAATAGCTAGCGACGAGCAAATAGATAGGAGATTTCAGGTCTTCCAAGAAACTAAGTGTATTACGCGTGGGAACAAGTACTACTGGTGAGATAAATTACTATTTTTATTCTTCTCTCAGCTCCACATCATCAGCTACCTATTTGAGACAACCATTATAGACGCCCTAATGGAATAAATATACATCAATAGGGTCGCGGGTATCTATTACCATCTCTGTCCCAACCCCACGTGGGGTTTCTGCCTGTGGGCTGCCACCCAGTGGCGGAGCCACAGGGTATGCCGTATATGCCGCGGCATACCCTGCGACGGCAGCTCCTCATGCCGTCATGCGTGCTCCGTGCCTCCATCAGGCGGTCTTTGCTATCGCTATTCCCAGCTGCAGGCCTGAAGTATGCCCTTGGGCCCTAAGCCTGGCTGCTAGGGAGCTAGGGTCTGCTGCCTGCCCGACTTCAAGATGGTGtgggtagggatgaaaacggtttcggaatttttcggaattccggaaaccgatttcgaaatttttcgatcggattcatcggtaacggtatttttcgaaaacgaaatcggttttcggaattttctatcggaatcggcgtggtgttttaccgaccgtttccatcggttaccggtttttgtcggaaattaccggatttaTGTCTCGGAAAtttccggaattgtgtctcggaattttttcagaatttttttcggaattttccagcatgtgatttttcgcATCGCCTGTACATCTCTAGAaaaggattacttatttttgtattttttggacgctttaagatttttttggggttagatggtgttggaaggcagttgagattaacgattttgtctctcgaacgaatccaccattttctatgcacatgttatgtattagtaatatataatgatagagagccgaccgtctgtcttttccacacactagattttagggttttcctgttAGGCTGTCAAAAAACCCTTTATGTGAGAAAAAAATATTTCATGAGTAAGCATGCCATGTCAACtaaatcgagtggatattgtgaacttgttataatgtgaacttgttatattatgaacttgtgatctttgtaaactttttatattataaatttgtgatccttgtgaacttgttatattgtgaacttgttatattgtgaacttgttatatcatgaattgtgaacttgtggtatttGTGATGTTTTGTCAATTTTGCTttattgtgaagtttgatatgtttaccgatcgtgttttagatttcgaccgttaccggtgtattttccgcaccgaacttttgtttccgatgtttccgaaataccgatatcatttctgtttccggagttaccgttttcgattttgtttccgataaaaaatatgaaaacggtaatggttttggtgtttaccgaccgtttccgaccgttttcatccctaggtgTGGGCACACCGGCTAGGTGGTCTGGACAGCTGTGGGTGACGTTCTGTGTTCCCATTGCGTGCTAGGCTGATGCCTCATTTTttgttcatatatatatatatatatatatatatatatatatatatatatatatatatatatatatatatatatatatatatatatatatatatatataatattattCATCACCATGCTCATTTTTTTGTTACTTAGTACATCTATAATTTTACAATACAAATTATATAATTATAAAATAAAGTTACTAAATTTTGTATGAAAATTTTGAACGGCATACCCTTACATAAAATCCTAGATCCGCCACTGTGCCACCGATAGAAGCTGCTTTTTTACTAGCTCGAATGGTTGTCACTTTTGTGACAATTCGTTATGTCAACTTTTCTGTAATGGCCTTGTGTAGCTAGAACTTCTCTTTTTACCGCATGTGGTGACTGGTGAGGGTCCCTGCAGCTTGTGATGGCAAAATAGTTCatcacctctctctctctttatTTCCTGCAAATGCATGCAAGGCGCTATGCCGCTATGGATACGGAGATGGTGTTTTTTACCAGGGAAATAGCACATAAATCTGTCGAGTGATTAGGGACAGGAATTAGCTAGATCTGCGTTCGTTCTGAGCCGAGCACCACGTACTAGTAGCAAACAAAGTAAAAACATCCACCCTTCGTGAAACTATATATTTAAATAGCACAATTCACTAGTACATGCATCGAGGATGATTAATAGCACGCGAGCGCGATGACTCATCAGCCTAGCAGTTTATTTTTtatatatgcatgcatgcatgcagacATGGATGGCATCATCTCTGGTGCTTGTGCTGACTGACTGACTGGCTGGCCGGCTCTATGACTGATGAGGTCGACGGATGTGTCATATATATCTGATCTCATCATGGCCTGAAGAAAGCCGGGTGGGGGCGTCCGGTGCCCTGGAAGGAGGTGTTCTTGAGGTGCTCCGGAGCTTCCTCGAACGAGTGGCGCCTCGCCAGCGACAGGATCTTCTTGTCGGCGGCGATGAAGTAGGCCATCCCGGCCACCGTGGAGACGATGAGCGCCTGGCCGGTGGGGTTGATGTTGGCCTTGGCCCACGGCAGCATCCGCACGCTCGCGAGCTGAAGAACCACCACGCGCGCACAGGATCAGTTTAGTTAGTTACAGCTACATAGAGACGTAGCGTTCCATCTCAGTGTTCTCAGGAGAGAAAAGAAAGAACGCGCGCGTGCATGCATGGTGATGAGAGAGAACTCACGGTGGGAATCGCGGAGGCGATAGTCGCCACTGCTGCCGCCTTAGCTCCGGCAAGAGTCGCCTCTgcagacacacacacacacacacatacataCATAGCGTTAGTCATTTCGAGCTTTAATTAATTAAGGCCGCGCGGCTTATTGGCTGCCTGAATGTCGATCGGCGAGTGTCTGTACACAGCTGGTTGTTCCTCGTACCTCGGGAGCAGCGCTTGGCGAGGGCAAGCTTCTGGTCAAGGGATGCACGGCTCACCGTCGACATCTCGGACGTCGTCGCAGACTTGGACACTTGCAGTAGCAAAAATAGAGAAGGCTAGCTAGTGAGGAGGAGCTGCTGCTGTTTGTGTTAGCAGATCGACCAGTGAGAATAATAATGAGGACGATGGATCTGCTGCCTGACTCCGGGGAGGCCTGCCGGAGATTTATAGGCGGCATCAATGGACCCAAACGATCGGCGGGCGGCGCAGAaacggcgggcgggcgggcgcggaCATGGTTTCCGCAGATCATGTGTGGTGTGGAGTGGAGTGTGGTGCGGTCGACTGGTGGGCAGTTCAGTTTTGAGGATCCTCGTCTCGGGCTTGGTACAGGGGACCACCACGCTTCCTTATCCACTCCCCAGCTCCAGACAGACGTCCATTGCATTGACGGACACCATGTGCATAGGATGGGACCACCGGCCTTCGTCGCGAAACTAGCTAGTACTTCATCTAAGAGCTCTCCTGCTCCCACAGACCCCATCAACCATGATTGCACGCATCACAGGGGCTTGGCTTGAGCCTTGAGGGCAGGCTGAGACGGCGTCTACCCGGCTGCTGTCTCGTTCTCGCTCTCACTCACGCACCACTCGCTCGCTTTCCAGCTGCCCACAGATCGAGACGACGGACGCCACGGCGTCGTCGGTGGCCGCCCAATCCTGGTTTTCCTCTGGGTTTGCGCAGTGTGCGGTGACAAAATAAACTACTACTGTGACCTTGTTTCTTGCACGCATGCATTTCTTTTCAGTTTCTTCTGTACTCTGGACGGTGCCGGTGCCGAGTGTACTCGTACCGGCCGGCGGCAGTGACGAAGTCGCACTGCAAGACCAGGCCAAGAAAGCGCGGCCATGTCGACCGTGTGAGCCGTGCATCACTCGACCAGAAAAGCTCGCCTTCGCCAAGCGATGCTCGCTCGCGAGTCGCGAGTCGCGAGTCGCGAGGTACGTATAACTGGGAGCGGCAGAGGAAAAAAAAAACTGAGGGCACAACCGGCGACAGGCCCACCGAAACAACACACACCAACCAGACCgccgtcgtcgtcctcctcctgtTGCTGTTGGTCTACACTCTACTACACTTGCTTGCTTCTCTCGTTTTTAATTACAGCACTGTGTTCATATTACATGGCCACCGTGTTATCCAAATTGACTCGTTGGTTAGTGCTCTGGGGTCAAAACACGGACAATAACTAGCTAGCGTGTGTCAAAATCACAGTAGTGGTTGTGGTTGGTAACTCCTCTCTTTTTCAAACTTTAGCAGCACACAGATGCCGGCCGGGATCCAAGCTGGAGTAGTAAACCCACATGCATCATTGATGAACACGATTATTATCTGATAATCCCTGCAGGGTTGGGCTTCTGTAACCTTAACCTGCACCGCTGCATGCGCACGTGGTCAGGCTTAAAAGGTAACAAGCCCTGGTCGATCTAGCTATAGTCGATCTAGCTAGCTATCCTATATACGAGACTATCCGCAGCGGTTCTCTTTAAATTTTTCCTCATATACCATTTTTTGCATCGCAACATCAACATTTCATCATCTACCTTTTCATCTCACACAGCGGTCCCCTTATATTATCCCCTTATACCTCACTACAATTATAAAATATCATTATCTAACCATATTCATTTTTATTACAGTTTTTTCCC
It encodes:
- the LOC109939243 gene encoding early nodulin-93, which encodes MSTVSRASLDQKLALAKRCSREATLAGAKAAAVATIASAIPTLASVRMLPWAKANINPTGQALIVSTVAGMAYFIAADKKILSLARRHSFEEAPEHLKNTSFQGTGRPHPAFFRP